One window of Camelina sativa cultivar DH55 chromosome 4, Cs, whole genome shotgun sequence genomic DNA carries:
- the LOC104780562 gene encoding uncharacterized protein LOC104780562, with amino-acid sequence MSFSHNFNFAPKDSLISKTSPFLTLPFFNLRLPIKNNQIFCKGAKKSLRMDPSQGIQEQRIVIPNSHNEKLVGLLHETGSTEIVVLCHGFRSNKNNQIMNNVAAAIEKEGISAFRFDFSGNGESEGSFYYGNYSHEADDLRSVIQYFSKMNRVVPIILGHSKGGDVVLLYASKYHDIRNVINLSGRYDLKKGIKERLGEDFLERIKQQGFIDVGDGKSGYRVTEESLTEKLNTNMHEACLKIDKECRVLTVHGSGDEVIPVEDAKEFAKIIPNHKLEIVEGANHCYTENQSQLVSAVMEFIKTVIVKNN; translated from the exons ATGAGCTTTTCACATAACTTCAACTTCGCACCTAAAGATTCTCTAATTTCCAAAACGTCCCCTTTTCTCACTTTACCCTTCTTCAACCTTCGCCTTCCCATCAAGAACAATCAAATCTTCTGCAAGGGAGCAAAAAAAAGCTTGAGAATGGATCCCTCTCAGGGGATTCAAGAGCAGAGGATTGTGATTCCGAACAGCCACAACGAGAAGCTTGTTGGTCTGCTTCACGAGACTGGTTCTACAGAAATTGTCGTCTTGTGCCATGGCTTTCGATCTAACAAG AATAACCAAATTATGAACAATGTGGCTGCTGCTATAGAGAAAGAAGGGATCAGCGCTTTTCGTTTTGATTTCTCTGGGAATGG AGAGAGTGAAGGCAGTTTCTACTATGGTAACTATAGCCATGAAGCTGATGATCTACGTTCTGTTATCCAGTACTTCTCTAAAATGAACCGTGTGGTTCCTATCATTCTCGGGCATAGTAAAGGAGGTGATGTGGTCCTTCTCTATGCCTCCAAGTATCACGATATCCGCAATGTTATCAATCTCTCGGGACGTTATGATCTGAAAAAAGGCATCAAAGAGCGTCTTGGGGAAGATTTTTTGGAACGGATTAAGCAACAAGGTTTCATTGATGTTGGAGATG GAAAATCCGGGTACCGTGTTACTGAGGAGAGCTTAACTGAAAAGTTAAACACTAATATGCATGAAGCTTGCCTCAAGATTGACAAAGAATGCAG GGTCTTGACGGTTCATGGTTCTGGTGACGAGGTAATACCCGTGGAAGATGCGAAGGAGTTTGCGAAGATCATACCGAACCACAAGCTGGAGATTGTGGAAGGAGCTAATCATTGTTATACCGAGAATCAAAGTCAATTAGTTTCAGCAGTGATGGAGTTCATAAAGACagttattgtgaagaacaactag
- the LOC104780561 gene encoding glycine-rich protein 3 short isoform-like produces the protein MASKSFVLLGLFAVLLVISDVAGASASKPGPVKSEETVQPDHQDGGGYHISGGGGGGGGYCHYGCCYKGFRSCSRCCSYAGEAVQTQPGH, from the exons ATGGCTTCCAAGTCTTTTGTTCTGTTGGGTCTCTTTGCAGTGCTTCTTGTCATCTCAGATGTGGCCGGGGCATCTGCTAGCAAACCCG GCCCGGTGAAGAGTGAGGAAACTGTGCAACCTGATCATCAAGATGGTGGAGGTTATCACATctccggaggaggaggaggaggaggtggataCTGCCACTACGGCTGCTGCTATAAGGGTTTCCGTAGCTGCTCAAGGTGTTGCTCGTATGCCGGAGAAGCTGTTCAGACTCAGCCCGGTCACTGA